The following coding sequences lie in one Streptococcus suis genomic window:
- a CDS encoding NAD-dependent epimerase — translation MKRVLITGANSYIGTSFEKYVLEKGIDFEIDTLDLLEPNWKDYDFSGYDSVFHVAGIAHFSKDESKKELYYKVNTELTEHVAKIAKQAGVGQFIFMSSIIVYGDSTSGERVITKDTQPAPSDFYGDSKLQAEQRLEKLVGDNFRVVILRPPMIYGKGSKGNYPKLSKVAQKTPIFPKISNSRSMLHIDNLCEFVKQVIKLELSGVYCPQNSEYVNTSELVKAIAEVHGKKVCLTKIFNPIIKFFFHLDTVKKVFGNLTYNQSLSQYEFEYQIVDFNESIRLTEGYL, via the coding sequence ATGAAAAGAGTATTGATAACAGGAGCAAACTCATATATCGGGACATCTTTCGAAAAATATGTTTTGGAAAAAGGTATTGATTTTGAAATAGATACCTTGGATTTATTAGAGCCTAACTGGAAAGACTACGATTTTTCAGGGTATGATTCTGTTTTTCATGTTGCAGGGATAGCACATTTTTCTAAAGACGAAAGTAAAAAAGAACTATATTATAAAGTAAATACTGAACTAACTGAGCATGTTGCGAAGATTGCTAAGCAAGCAGGTGTTGGTCAGTTTATATTTATGAGTAGCATTATCGTTTATGGTGATAGTACGAGTGGGGAACGAGTTATAACTAAGGATACCCAACCTGCACCTTCTGACTTTTATGGCGACAGTAAATTGCAAGCTGAACAGAGACTGGAAAAGTTAGTGGGCGATAATTTTAGAGTTGTCATTCTCAGACCACCGATGATTTATGGTAAAGGTTCTAAGGGAAATTATCCTAAATTATCAAAAGTAGCTCAGAAAACTCCAATTTTTCCAAAAATTTCGAATTCAAGAAGCATGTTGCATATCGATAATCTTTGCGAATTTGTTAAACAAGTTATCAAGTTGGAATTGAGTGGTGTGTATTGTCCACAAAATTCAGAATATGTTAATACTTCTGAATTAGTTAAAGCTATAGCTGAAGTACATGGAAAGAAAGTATGTTTGACAAAAATATTTAACCCAATCATAAAGTTTTTCTTCCATTTAGATACAGTGAAAAAAGTATTTGGAAATCTTACTTATAATCAATCACTGAGTCAATATGAATTTGAGTATCAAATTGTAGATTTTAATGAATCCATTAGGTTGACAGAGGGGTACTTATGA
- a CDS encoding acetyltransferase (WbbJ; catalyzes the transfer of the O-acetyl moiety to the O antigen; part of the lipopolysaccharide biosynthetic pathway), with protein sequence MIEKIENLFFLILTKLLFKSARLIRFPVYLRGGQYMDLGNQLTLGRYCRFDVLGNHKSKKLIFGRNVCIGDHVRISCVEKIEVGNDVLIGSRVLIIDNSHGNYAGENQDSPLVPPNHRGVHSSPILIGDNVWIGEGVVIQKGVTIGSGSIIAANTVITKNVPSNCIVAGLPGKVIKEYNFEKRVWI encoded by the coding sequence ATGATAGAAAAAATAGAAAACTTGTTTTTTTTAATCCTGACTAAATTGCTCTTCAAATCTGCAAGACTTATTCGATTTCCGGTTTATCTACGAGGAGGTCAATATATGGACCTTGGAAATCAGTTAACCTTGGGAAGATACTGTAGATTTGATGTGCTTGGAAATCATAAATCTAAGAAACTCATTTTCGGAAGAAATGTTTGCATAGGAGACCATGTTAGGATTTCTTGTGTTGAAAAAATTGAAGTTGGTAACGATGTTTTGATTGGTTCAAGAGTGCTAATAATCGATAATTCTCACGGAAATTATGCGGGGGAAAATCAAGATAGTCCATTAGTACCTCCGAATCATAGAGGAGTGCACTCCTCTCCAATTTTAATAGGGGATAATGTTTGGATTGGTGAGGGAGTTGTTATTCAAAAAGGAGTGACTATTGGTAGTGGAAGTATTATCGCAGCAAATACTGTTATAACGAAAAATGTTCCTTCAAATTGTATTGTTGCAGGACTTCCGGGAAAAGTGATAAAGGAATATAATTTTGAAAAGAGAGTATGGATTTAA
- a CDS encoding glycosyltransferase family 4 protein — MNVMFVSSSLTGGGAERVISVIANEFSKIPAIDNITLVSIIEDKVSYELNKQIKYIPYKGINENKLIRVIKRFSFLRKTIIKEKPDVIISFATQVNIYSIVANLGLKTKVIISERNDPNRDPIQSTVRKIRDQVYKLCDGAVFQTTDAMNYFEKVGRFPRTVILNPLKANLPEPYEGIRESRIVTVARLHPAKNLPLLISSFKNIIRKFPNLTLEIYGEGEEKNHLIELVKTKGITERVFFKGFSNSIHNDINAAACFVLSSNYEGMSNAMLESLALGIPTICTDCPIGGARMVIDHMENGLLFPVGNQEKLEQYLELILEDFSLREKFKENSIKIRERLSSEKISKQWFEFVKLILTE, encoded by the coding sequence ATGAATGTTATGTTTGTTTCTAGTTCATTAACAGGAGGGGGAGCAGAACGTGTCATATCCGTTATAGCAAATGAATTTTCTAAAATTCCTGCTATAGATAACATAACTTTAGTTTCAATTATTGAAGATAAAGTCTCTTATGAATTGAACAAACAAATTAAATATATTCCATATAAGGGTATTAATGAAAATAAACTGATTCGAGTCATAAAACGTTTCTCATTTTTACGTAAAACGATTATAAAAGAAAAACCAGATGTAATCATATCATTTGCTACACAGGTTAACATTTATTCAATAGTGGCTAATCTCGGTTTAAAAACTAAAGTAATTATTTCCGAGAGGAATGACCCTAATAGAGATCCTATTCAAAGCACAGTTAGGAAAATCCGAGATCAAGTATATAAATTATGTGATGGAGCAGTATTTCAAACTACAGATGCAATGAATTATTTTGAAAAGGTGGGTAGATTTCCTAGAACAGTGATATTAAATCCATTGAAAGCAAATTTACCAGAGCCATACGAAGGGATAAGAGAGAGTAGAATTGTTACGGTTGCTAGATTACATCCAGCAAAAAATTTACCTTTATTGATAAGTAGTTTTAAAAACATCATTAGAAAGTTTCCGAACCTTACTCTTGAAATATATGGAGAAGGAGAGGAGAAAAATCATTTAATAGAATTAGTTAAGACTAAAGGAATTACAGAGAGGGTATTTTTTAAAGGTTTTAGTAATTCAATACATAATGATATAAATGCGGCTGCTTGTTTTGTTTTGTCATCAAACTATGAGGGCATGTCAAATGCAATGCTTGAATCACTTGCGTTGGGTATTCCGACTATATGTACAGATTGTCCGATAGGGGGTGCTCGAATGGTAATTGATCATATGGAAAATGGTTTGTTATTTCCTGTTGGAAATCAAGAAAAATTAGAACAATATTTAGAATTAATTCTTGAGGATTTTTCGTTAAGAGAAAAATTTAAAGAAAATTCTATAAAAATAAGAGAGAGGTTGTCGTCAGAAAAAATATCAAAACAATGGTTCGAATTTGTAAAGTTAATATTGACAGAGTAG
- a CDS encoding glycosyl transferase, whose product MKRLLKVISNRGYRFKVLTKLGFYNNLPDDVFLKRLYKFEMNKELELDNPKTYNEKLQWLKINDRNPYYTDLSDKYKVKDIVANAIGGKYIVPTLGIWDNVQDIDFEALPNQFVLKCTHDSGSVIICRNKEELDINKVKKTLDKALKGNFYYYSREWCYKNVQPRIIAEEYLEDLANTDDTVDYKFFFFNGRPEFIYISRGLEDHSTAQISFYDLEGQELDFCRDDYRRLGDFSLPKNYKEMREVAEKLYKICNAPFVRIDLYSVNGRIYFSEFTFYPAGGFLPFSPKETDEKLGELLDLTQID is encoded by the coding sequence ATGAAAAGGTTATTAAAAGTTATTAGTAACAGAGGATATCGTTTCAAAGTATTGACTAAATTAGGATTTTATAATAATCTACCAGATGATGTCTTTTTGAAGAGATTATATAAATTTGAAATGAATAAGGAACTTGAACTAGATAATCCAAAAACATATAATGAGAAATTGCAATGGTTAAAAATTAATGATAGAAATCCCTATTATACAGATCTTTCAGATAAATATAAAGTGAAAGATATTGTTGCTAATGCAATAGGAGGGAAATACATAGTTCCTACACTTGGGATTTGGGATAACGTACAGGATATTGATTTCGAAGCATTACCTAATCAATTTGTTTTAAAATGTACGCATGATTCAGGTAGTGTTATTATTTGTAGAAATAAAGAAGAGTTGGATATAAATAAAGTTAAAAAAACTCTTGATAAAGCATTGAAGGGAAATTTTTATTACTATTCTAGAGAATGGTGTTATAAAAATGTACAACCTAGGATTATTGCTGAAGAATATTTAGAAGATTTAGCTAATACAGATGATACGGTAGATTATAAATTTTTCTTTTTTAACGGGAGACCAGAATTTATATATATATCTAGAGGATTGGAAGATCATTCCACTGCTCAAATTTCATTTTATGATTTGGAAGGGCAAGAATTGGACTTTTGTAGAGATGATTATCGTCGTTTAGGTGATTTTAGCCTACCTAAAAATTATAAAGAAATGAGAGAAGTAGCAGAAAAACTTTATAAGATATGTAACGCTCCATTTGTGCGGATAGATTTGTATTCTGTTAATGGTAGGATATATTTTTCGGAATTTACCTTTTATCCAGCAGGAGGCTTTTTACCATTTTCACCTAAAGAAACAGATGAAAAACTTGGAGAGTTGTTAGATTTGACACAGATTGATTAA